The genomic stretch AGATGCAGAAGGGCGGCGTCATCATGGACGTGGTGAACGCCGAACAGGCCCGCATCGCCGAGGAAGCCGGTGCCGTCGCGGTCATGGCGCTCGAGGCTGTTCCCGCCGACATCCGCAAGCGCGGCGGCGTCTCGCGCATGCCTGACCCGGAGAAGGTGTCCGAGATAATCGACGCCGTCTCCATCCCGGTGATGGGGAAGGCCCGCATCGGTCACTACACCGAGGCACAGATCCTCGAGGCCCTCGGGGTCGACATGGTCGACGAGAGCGAGGTCCTCACCCCCGCAGACAACGAGTACCACATCGACAAGCGCGAGTTCACCGCCCCGTTCGTCTGCGGTGCCCGAAACCTCCCCGAGGCGCTCCGTCGCATCGACGAGGGCGCGGCGATGATTCGCACGAAGGGCGAGGCCGGCACCGGCGACGTCAACCAGGCCGTCACCCACCAGCGGACCATCAAACACCAGATCCGCTCCGTCATGGGACTGCAGTACGACGAGCGCGAGAAGTGGGCACGCGAACACGAGGCACCCGCTGCTCTCGTCCACGAGACGGCCGAGATGGGCCGCCTGCCCGTCGTGAACTTCGCCGCGGGCGGTATCGCCACCCCGGCCGACGCGGCGCTCATGATGTACCACGAGTGTGACGGCATCTTCGTCGGCTCCGGCATCTTCGGCGCGGAGAACCCCGAGGCCATGGGCCGCGCCGTCGTCGAAGCGGTCACCAACTGGGACGACCCCGAGGCGCTGGCGGAGATTTCGACGAACATCGGCAAGGGGATGAAGGGCGAGTCGAACGTCGACATGCCCGAAGAGGAGAAGCTCCAGGGTCGCGGCGTCTGAGGACCGGCCGCTCTCACGCCCTCGGTCGGGTTACCCGTAGTCGACTGCGCTCTCGACGCGCCGACCGCCCATTCAACGGAGTGACAAGACACATTACGCACCCGGTCGAACTCCGTTCCGTATGGGATTCTCACTCGCGAACTACTGGGACGAACTCGAACCGACCGCGCTCATCATCGTCGGGTTCGTCCTCTTCGTCATCCCCGAACCGGCGACTTCCACTCTCGGAATCGGCCTGATGCTCCTCGGCATCGCCTGGTGGTTCTACGAGTGGGACCGACCCTGACGCGCCCGGGTCGACCGAAAGAAACGGACCGTGGATGTGGTCGACGAGCTATACACCCGTGGCGGAGACGACCGGGTTCGGGCTGTCTCCACCGTTGAGAATGCGGTCGACGATTTCGCCGAAGTCCGGTGAGTCTTCGTCTTCCGCTGGCTCGTCGGACGGATAGTGTGGTGCGATGGGCATCGGAGTCCACCCCGCCACGTCGGAGTTGACGTTTGTCCTCAATAATAGTTGGGTCCGGACGGGGCTGGTTCGCGCTCTCGTCGCCGTGTCCTGTCGGCCATCGGAGCCACGATGGGCCCGGGTCGCTGTTACTTCAGCACCTCAGCGCCGCGGCCGATCCGCGTCTGGTAGGCGCGGGCGTCGACGCCGACGTCGGCGAACGCGTCGAGCATCGCGCCCGCCACCGCCCGGCGGTCCCCGTCGTAGCAGGCCGCGATGACCGAGGGGCCGGCACCCGAGACCGTCACGCCGGTCGCGCCGGCGTCGAACGCGGCTGTGCGGACCTGGGTGTACCCGGAGATGAGTCCCGCCCGGGCGGGGGTGACGATCTCGTCCGTCATCCCCTCCCCGACGAGTTCGGGGTCCGACCGGCACATCCCGACGGTGAGCGTCGCGGCGTGGCCGACGGTGTCGACGAGGTCGGTCATCTCGGCCGTCGAGGGGACGACCCGCCGCGCGTCGCGGGTCGAGACGGCTATCTCGGGGAGGCAGGCAACGAGCGGGATGTCGGCGTCGACCGAGGTGATTCCGTCGCCCGAGGCGATGGTGAAGCCGCCCAGGAGCGAGGGGGCGACGTTGTCGGCGTGGGGTTCGCCGGAGACCACCGCCTCACCCTTGGCCGCGATGGGGACCAGTTCCTCTCTCGTGAGCCCTCTGTCGTACAGTTCGTTCAGCGCGAGCGCGGCCGCCGCCGCCGAGGCCGCCGACGACCCGAGTCCCGACGAGGGGCGAACCCCCTTGTTGATGTGGATGTGCGCCGGGGCGTCGAGCGCCTCGGCGACGGCACCGACGGTGTTGCCGTCGGGGTCGGTCGGGATGTACGTCGCACCGACGCCCGTCACCTCGATGGTCGTCTCGTCGGCCTTCTCGACGCGCACGACGTCGGCGGGTCGGTCGAGGGCGACGCCGAACACGTCGAAGCCACTCCCGAGGTTTGCGCTCGTCGCGGGTGCCCTGACCGACAGCATGCACCGACTTTTACGAACGGCGAGTAAAAAGGTAGCGAAGCACCAGTGTCGGCGACACGGGCTCGAACCTCCGATTTCGCCGGCGAGAACCCCGCACACGGCGTCTCTCGCCGTCGGTGGCTCCGAGAGCCCACGGTGGCGAGCGGCCGAACCACAAGGTCCTAACACGTTCGCTTCCAACCCCAGACGATGAAACACGTCGTCGGCGGCGGAATCGCCGGCCTCGCCGCCGCGTACCGTCTCAGACAGCAGGGCCACGACGTCCGCGTCTTCGAGGCCGCCGACCAGCTCGGGGGGCTCGCCGCGACGTACGAGACGCCCGGAGACCGTATCGAGGCGTTCTACCACCACCTCTCGAAGTCCGAAGAGACCATCGTCGACCTCGCCGAGGAGCTGGGCGTCGACGACCGCCTCGAGTGGCTCGTCGGGAAGAACGCCTACTACGTCGACGGCGTCGTCCACCCGCTCGACACGCCCTGGGAGATCCTCGCGTACCCCCACCTCTCACTGTACGACAAGTTCCGCCTGGGGATGCTCACGCTCGGGGTCGACCTCCGCGAGTTCCCGCCGCGGTTCGACTCTTACGAGTCGCTGGCGGCGTACGAGGACGTCCCCATCCGCGAGTTCATCGTCGACCACGCCACCGAAGGCGTGTACGAGAACTTCTTCGAACCGCTGCTCGACGCGAAGTTCGGCTCGCGGAAGGAGGACGTGAGCGCGGCGTGGCTGCTCGGGCGGATCAAGTTCCGCGGCGAGCGCGACCTCCTCCGCGGCGAGGTGCTCGGCTACTTCGACGGCGGGTTCGCCCCCTTCGTCGACGCCCTCGTCGACGCGGTCGGCCGCGAGAACATCACGACGGGCGCGCGGGTCACCGACCTCGGTCTCGCCGACGGTGCCGTCTCGACGCTGACTGTCGAGTACGAGGGTGAGTCGACGACCCACGACACCGAGGGCGTCGTCGTCGCGGCGATGCCGAACGTCCTGGAGTCGCTCTGCGGCTACGCGTGCGACATCGACTTCCAGGGGGCGGTGTGTGCGGTCGTCACGATGGACCGGCCGCTGACGGACACCTACTGGCTGAACATCGCCCACGACGCGCCGTTCGGCGCGCTCATCGAGCACACCAACTTCGTCCCGCCGGACAGATACGGCGGCCAGCACCTCCTCTACGTCGCGAGCTACATCCAGTCGTACGACGAGGAGTTGTGGCAGTCGACGGACGAGGAGATACGAGAGCAGTGGCTCACCCACCTCGAGGAGATGTTCCCCGACTTCTCCCGCGACTCGGTGACCCAGTTCCGCCTCGCGCGCAACCCGCGTGCGGCCCCCGTCTACGAGCGGGGGTATCTGGAGAAGGTCGTCCCGTACGACCTCGGTGCGGTCGCCGACGGCCTGTACTACGCGGGGATGGCCTCGCAGGCGCAGTACCCGGAACGCTCCCTGAACGGAGGAATCGTCGCCGGCTTCGAGTGCGCCGACCGCATCGACGCCCGGGCAAGCGAGTCGACGCCCGAGGAGAGTCGGGCCGTCGCGGACGGGTCCGGCGAGGAGTAGCCGCCCACCGCATCACACAGGGACGCCGCGCTCGCGGCGCGGCCGACGGGAACGGCGACTGACCGGTCTCCCGTCGCCAGACTCGTCGGTACCGCGGCCTGGGAGGGACGTCGAGCGTGACAGCCTGGAGAGGAACGAGAGGTCTCGCCCTGCCGAAGCAGGGTGGACGGCGATACCGCGGCGGAGAGAGCGGGACGACGGCCCGCCACACCGGCCTCAGTCGGCCTTCGCGTCTTCGGGGTCGTCGGTGTCGACGTCGTGCATCCCGGGGGCCGCGGTGACGTCGACCTCGTCGTCGTCGGGGTCGATGGCGTCACCGACGTGGAGGTTACCCTCCTCGTCCTCGACGTAGACGTCGTCGGCGAAGCCGCCCTCCGCGTGGGGGTGTTCGGGCGCGTCGAGTTTCTCGGGCGTCGACGGTGCGCTCGGGATGGTCCGCGTGCGGAAGTCCCCGAGCGGGTCGTCGATGGTGATGTCGTACGTGCGGAAGAACTCCTCGTAGCGCTCGTAGTGCGCCTCGAGTTCGTCGGCCGGGAACTCCATCATCTCCGTCCAGCCGTGGTTGTAGAAGTCGAAGTTGGCCTGCACGTGAGTCACCTCCCGCGCTTCGGCCTCGGTGAAGCCGGCGTCGAGCGCGGCGACGTACGTGTCGAACGTGCAGTGGAAGAAGTCGGCCATGTGCGCCTCCCGTTCCTCGCGACGACCCTCCTCGGCCTTCCGGCCGAAGACGTCCACGTGGAGGTCGACGAGTTTGTCGCGGGCGATGTCACCGACGACGGGGGTGGTGAGCGCCTTCTTCGCCGCCCAGTGTCGGAGGTTCTGGCGTATCTTCATTACGTCCGAGTCTTGGAGCGAACTCGGGTAAGGGTTGCGGCACGAGCTGCCACGGCCGACTCCTGCCTGTCGGTTGCAGGGGGCTGTCGGGCCGTCGACTCTCCGGCCGCAGGGGGCTCCTGACGACCGTTTCAGCCTCCGAGCACCTCCGTTGGGCGGTCCCGGACCGATTCTCGCGGATGATGCACGGATAGCAATCCACATTAACCCCGAACTACAACGTGCGGAATATGAGCCAGTCGTATGTGATCATCGGCGACGGCATCGCGGGTTCCTCCGCGGCCGAGACGCTCCGTGAGGAGGCGCCAGACGCCGATGTCACCGTCATCACAGACGAGGGCGAGGCCCTGTACAACCGGATCCTCATCAAGGAGTTCGCAAAGGGCAAACTCCCCGAGGCCCCCATCTCCATCCACTCAGACTCGTGGTACGACGACCGCGACATCGACCTGCGGCTGAACACGGTCGTGACGAACGTCGACCCCGACGCGCACACCCTCTCGACGCACGAGGGGGAGGAGATCGAGTACGACAAACTCCTCGTCGCCACCGGCGGAACGCCGACGCAACTCCCGGTCGAGAACTCCGACGCGGACGGTATCCACCACTTCTGGACGTTCCAGGACGCCCGCGCCATCCGCGAGCACGCCGAGAACTCCGACACCGGCGTCGTCGTCGGTGCAGGGCTGTTAGGAATCGACCTCGCCGCCATCTGTGCCGCCCAGGGTATCGACGCGCACTACCTGATGCGCGGCGAGTGCTGGTGGCGCTACGCGCTGTCGCCCGACGGTGCCGAGATCATCCACGACGCCCTCGAAGAACGCGGCGTGAAGCCGGTCTTCGGCTCGGGCGTCGACCGTTTCGAGACCGACGACGACGGCCACGTCGTCGCCACTGTCGACCCCAACGGCGACCGCTACGACTCGGACTTCGTGGGAATCGCCATCGGCCTCGACTTCAACGTCGAACTCCTGCAGGGCACCGACGTCGAGTGCGACGACGGCATCGTCGTCGACGAGTATATGCAGACGAACGACCCCGACATCTTCGCCGCCGGCGACATCACGGAGTTCCACGACGTCATCCTCGGCGAGCGCACCCAGAACGGCGCGTGGGGCAGCGCGAAAGAGCAAGGGACCATCGCCGCGAAGAACATGGTCGACTACGGCTCCGAGGAGTTCCGCTGGGTCTCCTCGTACTCCATCACGCACTTCGACTTCCCCTTCCTCTCGTTCGGACATCCGACCCTCGGCGACGATGACGCCGAGATGAAGTACGAGGACAACACCTGGCGTCGCATCACGTTCAAAGACGGTAAGATCATCGGCGGCGTCCTCGTCGGCGACCTCTCCGCGCAGTCGGCGTACAAGAAACTGATGCGCGAGGAGCGCGTCGTCTCCGACCAGAAGGACGTCCTCTTGGAGAAGCGCGTCGACCTCGACAAGGTCGCACCCGCCCAGCAGTAACACCGGCGCGGCCAGGCGACTGCGTCGCCCAGTCGCCCCGGCGGGTCGCGTCGCGGCGGATCCGGCCTCCGCTTCGAGCCCTCGCCCCCCTCCGACACGCGCTCTCGTCCCTCGATTCCTCGACTCGGCCTCGACCGACTTGTTCCGTCTGCCGCCCCCCGGGGCAACGTTTATATCTCGACATGTCTTTTGCTAACGCATGTCACGCTCCGCAGGACAGACGCTCGACGGGCACGTCACGCTCGTCCCGACCACCGAGGTCGCCGCGCGCGACGAGGTCCGCCACTTCGACCAGCTCACCCCGCGGGCGAAGCGCGCCGTCATCGCCGCCGCCGAGGGTCGGCCAGCCACCGTCCACGCCCCGTCGCTCACTGCCGTCGACGTCGTCGTCTTCACGGAGTACTACCGCGTCGACTAGCGCCCGCCTGGCCGGAAGCGAAGCCGTTTTTCGCCGTGCCCTGTTCCTTCCGGTATGGACGGCGGCGATACGAGCGGAACGATGACGCTCGCCTTCGAGTTAGACGCGCTCAAAGCGCTCTCGGACCCGACGGCGGCGTTCTCCGACGCTCGACAGTGGACCAAGTACGTCGGCGTCGTGAGCGAACAGCCGACGTACGTCGTGACGAATTACACCCGTAAACACCGCATCAGACAGGACTTCTTCTCCGGTCCTCGTGGGGTCACAGAGAGCCTCGAGAACGTCAAGCGGCAGTTCGACACCGACCGGCACGTCTACGTCGGCACCACGGACGACGACCGTGCGGCCGCCGAGGAGACCGACTGGGAGTACCTCCCGGTCGAACAGGCCGCTGCGGCCGCGGAGTGGGCACTCGGTGACGAGGAACCCGAAGCGGACCCGTTCGAGGACGACGGCCGCGACGACTGGCCCTAGGCACCCAGGGCGTCAGTCGTCGGTCGCGGCCCCTGCGTCGACGACTCCCCGTCGCGGAGCTGGACGAACGCGTCCGAGAGTACCGCGAGCAGGTACAGCGTCGTCAGGACGTTCACCATCGCCACGGCGATGCCGGCGAGACCCGCGCCGGCCGACCCGAGCGCGAGGCCGACGCCGAAGTTGAACACGAACGTCACGGCGAATATCATCGCGACGAGGATGGTAAGCAGCACGAAGAGGCGAATCCAGTTGCCCCGCGTGAGCCGCCAGCTCCGCCGCATCGCCGTGACGAAGTTCACGTTCTCGACGGCGACGAACTGCACCATGAAGATCAGGCTGATGTAGGCGATGATTCCCGGGACGACCAGCAGGACCGACCCGACGAGGACGACCAGCAGGAAGGCGACGCCGCCGACGAAGAGGTTGACGACGGCGAAAGGGAGTCGTTCCGTGAGGAAGCGTCGGGGGATCTGTCCGCGCTCGCGAGCGACAAACGTCCGGACGGCCACGACGCCGACGACGGTGGCCACGACCAGCGAGAGGGCGAGCAGGCCACCGGCGACGGCACCGGGAAGCGGGAGCGTGACGAGCCCAGCCGACGGTGCCTCGGCACCCGGCGGCGTCAGCCCGGCGATGACGGGCTGGAGGAGGGTGTTG from Salinigranum halophilum encodes the following:
- a CDS encoding DUF1289 domain-containing protein translates to MSRSAGQTLDGHVTLVPTTEVAARDEVRHFDQLTPRAKRAVIAAAEGRPATVHAPSLTAVDVVVFTEYYRVD
- a CDS encoding DUF7124 domain-containing protein, which encodes MDGGDTSGTMTLAFELDALKALSDPTAAFSDARQWTKYVGVVSEQPTYVVTNYTRKHRIRQDFFSGPRGVTESLENVKRQFDTDRHVYVGTTDDDRAAAEETDWEYLPVEQAAAAAEWALGDEEPEADPFEDDGRDDWP
- a CDS encoding NAD(P)/FAD-dependent oxidoreductase, producing MSQSYVIIGDGIAGSSAAETLREEAPDADVTVITDEGEALYNRILIKEFAKGKLPEAPISIHSDSWYDDRDIDLRLNTVVTNVDPDAHTLSTHEGEEIEYDKLLVATGGTPTQLPVENSDADGIHHFWTFQDARAIREHAENSDTGVVVGAGLLGIDLAAICAAQGIDAHYLMRGECWWRYALSPDGAEIIHDALEERGVKPVFGSGVDRFETDDDGHVVATVDPNGDRYDSDFVGIAIGLDFNVELLQGTDVECDDGIVVDEYMQTNDPDIFAAGDITEFHDVILGERTQNGAWGSAKEQGTIAAKNMVDYGSEEFRWVSSYSITHFDFPFLSFGHPTLGDDDAEMKYEDNTWRRITFKDGKIIGGVLVGDLSAQSAYKKLMREERVVSDQKDVLLEKRVDLDKVAPAQQ
- a CDS encoding homoserine kinase, with amino-acid sequence MLSVRAPATSANLGSGFDVFGVALDRPADVVRVEKADETTIEVTGVGATYIPTDPDGNTVGAVAEALDAPAHIHINKGVRPSSGLGSSAASAAAAALALNELYDRGLTREELVPIAAKGEAVVSGEPHADNVAPSLLGGFTIASGDGITSVDADIPLVACLPEIAVSTRDARRVVPSTAEMTDLVDTVGHAATLTVGMCRSDPELVGEGMTDEIVTPARAGLISGYTQVRTAAFDAGATGVTVSGAGPSVIAACYDGDRRAVAGAMLDAFADVGVDARAYQTRIGRGAEVLK
- a CDS encoding NAD(P)/FAD-dependent oxidoreductase, giving the protein MKHVVGGGIAGLAAAYRLRQQGHDVRVFEAADQLGGLAATYETPGDRIEAFYHHLSKSEETIVDLAEELGVDDRLEWLVGKNAYYVDGVVHPLDTPWEILAYPHLSLYDKFRLGMLTLGVDLREFPPRFDSYESLAAYEDVPIREFIVDHATEGVYENFFEPLLDAKFGSRKEDVSAAWLLGRIKFRGERDLLRGEVLGYFDGGFAPFVDALVDAVGRENITTGARVTDLGLADGAVSTLTVEYEGESTTHDTEGVVVAAMPNVLESLCGYACDIDFQGAVCAVVTMDRPLTDTYWLNIAHDAPFGALIEHTNFVPPDRYGGQHLLYVASYIQSYDEELWQSTDEEIREQWLTHLEEMFPDFSRDSVTQFRLARNPRAAPVYERGYLEKVVPYDLGAVADGLYYAGMASQAQYPERSLNGGIVAGFECADRIDARASESTPEESRAVADGSGEE
- the pdxS gene encoding pyridoxal 5'-phosphate synthase lyase subunit PdxS, translated to MAEETDLEELRRGTDLVKRGFAQMQKGGVIMDVVNAEQARIAEEAGAVAVMALEAVPADIRKRGGVSRMPDPEKVSEIIDAVSIPVMGKARIGHYTEAQILEALGVDMVDESEVLTPADNEYHIDKREFTAPFVCGARNLPEALRRIDEGAAMIRTKGEAGTGDVNQAVTHQRTIKHQIRSVMGLQYDEREKWAREHEAPAALVHETAEMGRLPVVNFAAGGIATPADAALMMYHECDGIFVGSGIFGAENPEAMGRAVVEAVTNWDDPEALAEISTNIGKGMKGESNVDMPEEEKLQGRGV
- a CDS encoding DUF6149 family protein, with the translated sequence MKIRQNLRHWAAKKALTTPVVGDIARDKLVDLHVDVFGRKAEEGRREEREAHMADFFHCTFDTYVAALDAGFTEAEAREVTHVQANFDFYNHGWTEMMEFPADELEAHYERYEEFFRTYDITIDDPLGDFRTRTIPSAPSTPEKLDAPEHPHAEGGFADDVYVEDEEGNLHVGDAIDPDDDEVDVTAAPGMHDVDTDDPEDAKAD